The Macadamia integrifolia cultivar HAES 741 unplaced genomic scaffold, SCU_Mint_v3 scaffold930, whole genome shotgun sequence genome includes the window atgacaaccctaaattatattatgtAAATCGGGTTCGAGTTGGACTGGGCCTATGGACCTCAACCCAATCTCGGCACAACCCTGACCTAGGGTCATTATTTTTCAACCCTAATCTGCCCTTGAAGTCAGAATTCTTAGCCTAGGTCCTATTTGGACTCAGGGCAGGCAAGGCTGGATTCAGGCCGTCAaagccaaacttacacccttaCTAAATACCAATGAGATTGTTACATATTTGAGTGCTTGTATACTTAAGAACTGATCGATGTTTGATAATTTATATGGTTAGGAGTACATAATCAATTATTTGAACGATTGGGAAGTTTTTTGTATACTTAAAAATCTTAGACATATTTGATTGTTTGAGACTtttattgcataaaaaattattaaggaAATGAAACTGTACCATCTTGTTGTTAAGTGTGACTGGATCCTAATTTTAGGATCGTTTGATAAATGGGACGATTCTAGGATTGACCTTCTTAGGACTGGAACCGATAGAGAACTGTCCAACTTATCCAAACCGTCccttttgacacccttacaaaaatatcaaaaagacTAAAATTCTCAGGACCTCTATTTCCTGAGGCATAACCCTTGCCCTAGGAGAGGTACCATACAAATGTGTGGTTCACTAACCCTGTGGCAACTATGACtataaggctgcgtttggtaatgtttctattatagaaatgaaaatttcagtttttgtgtcaaaatactgtttttttttttttattttttttttaactaaacgTGGAACATCgcttttgtttaaaaaaaaaaaaaaaaaaacacatcataaatgcaccaagcgttttattccattttttcattctatgaACTCAAGAAACGTTTTTctaaaacattaccaaacgcagcctaagacTGATGAGGTAGGTTGggcatttatttttatatataaatctCAATTACATGTGACTTTTATGAACCTTGATTATATAAGGAGCGCACAAGATTCACAAATCATGAGTATATTACAAAAGATTGCACGAGACAGGAGCAAACTTGTGAATTGGTAGAAGTTTGGACCATGTTCAAGGGATATCAGTTTGGTTAGGTTAGAGGAAGGAAGTAAAATTGACCATGGGATACTTATGTGCTGTTATTGGATGAGGTTATGATTAATTATGAACTCTTTTAAATTTGTAAGACATATATACGACTATGAGGATAATTTGAAAGCATATCAAGTCTTTGTATGAGAATCATTTTCATACTGGGTTGATCCGCACAGATGGAATTTATTCAACAATCAACTCTGTGGTGGACCAGCCTCTACCAAAATGGTTCTCgtacaacaactgcctagcacaGGTGGTGAACTGTGGTACGCAAAAAAACCCATACTTACCAGGAGGTCTCCAGTTCGAGCCTCGTGGCTGTTTTCTACTAttcttccctacctatcaaaaaaaaaaaaaaaaaaaaaaaaaaacttgatcaACAATTGTGGATATTAGCATGTGTTTTGGCTTAGAAAGGCTTGTTTAGGTAAAggtgtaaaatccttgttttttAATGTAGGTTGTATATTGGTTGTTATAAGAAAAGTCTTTCACTAATGCGAGAGAATTTAACTAATTTATTATTGATATAAGAATAAAGATGCTGCTTTATGGAAAAAATCTCATATCACTTCTCTTTATTGGAGAGTCCCTAAGTTTACGTTGAACATGACATACGACCTCATTTGATTTTCTCGAAACTTTTTATTGATTGAGATAACTCTAAAATTAGCTCTAACACTATCATTCACATTTGTGTTTAAACGATTCACGTGGGCTGGACTGAGTCCCCAGCTTGAAACCGAGGTCAGACCAGCGGATCTAGGACTGACGACAGGCGATGTCGCTATGGGCCCGGGTTATCAACAACCCGGTCTGGACTCTGGCCCAAGTGCCCAACCCACATTTCACCACCCTACTACGGTACTAGAAAAAATTAGTCTTGAAATTAgggtgggtttttttattttttatttttattttaattaagtaATTGAGTATTTTCATGCGTGGGTGGGTCTCACTTGGTGGGCCATAGTTTTCCAACATTGGACTATTCCACTCACGGGCCTTGGGAATAGAGCAACCAAACAGATTCTTTATTTCTCACGTTACTTTACCTTTTTGTTTAATATTTGTTTAAGTGAAATATTTAATATTCTTCTCTATATTTGGCTGCAGGCACTCATTGTTGAGGTTGAGGtttgaggttgaggttgagagagagagagagagagagagagagagagagagatgtgaaaAGGAGACAGGAGAAGGGACCaaaacaaaagaggaaaagaaaaagctatGAATGTGATGCAGGTAACTAGAAGCTCCGGGcaggttttctttttattttttaagttaatttattaattaattgtttcttttaaaacttggatTATTTTGTAGTTCACAATAGGTAacattttactttaaaaaaaaaaaatctccatctTTAAATAGTATAGTTGTTCATGTAATAATGGAGGATGATGTTTTCAAAAATCATAACATAAACCTGATTcctttatttaaatttttttttttaaagttaagTTGTTTCTATTCAGAATTGAGAGCCGACATAATAATGTCTAGAGTATTGATAGACATGCTTAGAAAAATAGGGTGTGGATCAAGTCTTCAAATGAGAATTATTTCATACAGTGTTTGATTTACACTTAGATTctactgaaaataaaaactaattaaaaaagagagagataaagtggagtccaagtgtggatcaaatactatacgagaatcattctcgcGTGAGTACTTGATCCGGACTCAGAAAAATAAGGGATGTGTGCCTATATAAAaaagggtatttgattgaaggGAGAGGATTTTGTAAAAGGCAGTGTGGTTGCTGCACCAACATCGGGACCAATGGGAGTGCacatagaagcatcaatagcAGTGGGAATTTCGCCTTTCATCTGAGgcagggtggtcattttgccctcCCATATGTCTTGGCATAGAGGCCACAATGCCTTTTATGATTCTCTTTCCCTCGATTGAATTCGGTTTAAAATTTAGACATTTGGCTAATCTAGACCATgctctctccatccaacggtagGAATGGACATATCATCTAACCACAAGATGTAATAGATATCTTatgatatttgaaaaaaataacaatgaCAATAATAATTCGTCATCTATTTAAGCTAGATTTTAAGTATCCCTAATTACTTATGAGAGAGAACACTAATTGGTCGCGCGTCCAATGCGCCAACTCTGTGGTCAGTGTTAATGCATACACAAGCATCCAACCAGAAGGGCGTGGATATCTTTTCATGGTGTCTTGTGTCTAGCATTCTCTTACCCATAACTTATTTATGAGGTTTCTTAACCATTTCTATACCTTCCTTTGGCAGGAAGAATAGATGCAATTGTGAGCCTTCTTGACTGAATGCTAAGAAAGTGAAAGTTGGCTTTATGTTGGAGGAATGAactagaaaagagagaaaacatgcTTGAATTCGTTTTCAAAATCTACTTTAAAgtctctttctcctcttggggtggtttcatttcttgaaaatacATTTCTAACTAGTGGCCTTTTCAATCACATAGACCAACCAAACCAGTCTAACATTGGATGCTGGTTATTTTTGTCTATTTCACGGACCTTacgtaaaatatttttttcaatgttTTCTCAACCATTAAATCTAGGTTAGCATGGATCATATTAATAAAATTTGATTCTAAAATAAGCTGCCATGTGGAAAATATTTAAGTGTATGGAAGGTAGGGATGgaagcttatttgcaataaaaagAAATCACTCACTATTATTATTGGGGAATAGGTTTTATAGAGGGCTAAAATATCTACCATGTGGGAGCATGGAAGAGGCTCAAATTTCGTGTATAGATAAACCTCAAGGTCCTTTATAAACATGTAAAAGTTTGGGTCAAAACAAAGTTTTCCAAGTGACAAAATAATGCATCGAAAAATTCAAAACTATGGAGAGCATGGATAATGGCAAGGATATATATAGAGTTGAATTTGAGTCAGAAATACACTTGACTTATCCAAATCACTCATTATAAGTAATATAATAGTAATGATTACCACATCACCTCTCACACTGCACAAATGAGGCAGACTACAAGAGATTCCTTTCTAATGAACTAtctatattattattgttaggGAGAATATTTTCTGTCCGAGTGTGTAGGGCCTGCACCAGTGGAGAGGCCAATGGGAGTGCACTTGAAAGCATCAACATGGTGGATATTTCCACATTTCATTGGGGTATAGCAGCAATTTTGCTAGTCTCTATGTTTAGGTGCAACCCCTACACTCCTAGATCGAAAACAttctcccttattattattagggaaaaCCAGAAAAGGAAACCTAAAGGACATACTAGCTCCTATACCTAGACacaaagtgaagtgaaatgaCTACCCTACCCCTTAAAAAAGTAGAATCCCGACCTTACTGATGCTTCATATACGCTTCCATTACACTGGGGCCATCCTTTCAGGGAACctctcccttattattattattattatacttctttttcaattttgcTTTGTGTTTGAATATTTGTTTTCCATATGCTTGATATTTAACTTTCTAGATTGAGAATCCACGACCACTATGTTTGAATAATTTATCTTTTATCctactaaaataaaatctttcatTATTATAATAGTTCTTTTTCAAATTTGCTCTATGTTTGAataatttatcttttattttaatgaaacaTGATTGCCATAGCTTGAAAAATGGCTTTCTAGAGTAAGAAACCACAACCCCGTCCCTCCCATTCATAACTTTTACCCATGGTTCAGATTTGACATATCAATAACTTTTTTCTTCTAGACAATTAACATGTTCATTTTGTTTACACTAAGAAATGGTTCTTGCAGAGATCCACTGTCTTAGCTTTACTAAAGTTATTTATCATAATGGATTTCAATTGTTAATCCAGTaacaaaaaaggagaagggcgggggggggggtggcTGCTATGCATGGTAACCCAATTTAAGggtttcaaaattattttttcatggGCAGTGCACATATTTGTAATTGAAGCTCTCAATATTATTGATTAGGTCTAGCTAGGTAggatcttttttctttctcagaCAGAGTGATTGTCAAGTTGACAAAGCTCCTCAAGGCATGCAGGAAAAAAAAGCTTCTTCTTacctttcttttccccttttcctctttttatcaTCAAACTTTTTGTCATTTTATCTTGTAATAATTGCTTCTACCATGATTGGATCTTTGAAGCAAAGGGTGTTTTATTTACTTAATGGCTAGGGGTTGGggttggagtttttttttttttttttttgagagagagagagagagagaccaactTTTGGCAatttagattttgattattCTTGCATTTCATAGCACATGAATACCACTCTATTACTAGTCAATATCTCACAAAGAAATGTGGGTTTTTTATTAACTGGCCATTTTAATCATGTTAATTTTTTGATCTAGCAATTATTAATGAGCTCATGTTCTGGTTGGTCCTCTTGACCCATTTTGTGCTCCTCTGGTGGTTCTTCTCCTCTACCCCACTGCTTTGTCAAGTGTGAAATCATGGTACCTCTGGCAATGCAGATCTGTGAGATACTCACCTTCATTCTCTTTTAACtcagttattattattattttttgaattgtaGTTAAATTGTTTTCCAATTTGAACTATATTTAGAAATGTGTTCAACCTGCTACAGATTTATTTTAATACTTCTTTGGAagctttcttcccctttttatgtAGTGGGATATCATGTAGCATATGATAGTACTTTCTTTTCCATAGTACCTAGATGGTCTTGAATATCTAGCTTTGAATAGAATTTGAAATGGAGAGTTGAGATTACCAATATGCCCTTGTTCTtttggtttcctttctttttttctctactTCAGACAAGGAATATGATTCTTTAAGTTAGACATAAAGATTACAAACAGTGTAACATAAAATACTATACATTGAGATTTCCAAATATCTTTCTTTTTCAGCTTTCACCATATGTAGTCTTGTCTTATACATGTTCAACaacaaaatattatattaatgTTAGGTACTCTAAGGCTACTATATAAAGTATTACTTGGGGATATGTGGATGATGAGGGTAGTGTCTATTCCTTCCTTCTGTGGTGGTTAAGCTAAAAAAAGGAAGCACTGGAACAACTGGGTCCCTGTTTCCAACATCAGAGACCAAAAACCTAACTTAATTGTCTCCCCTCAAGGACTGCTTAATTCATGCTTTTATTGGGTTAAgtctgaaaatttaaaaaataggagagGGCATTATGGAAGATCTTGatttcactttcttgggtttctggGTTTGTTAGTGTGTCATTGTTGTTGTAATCTTTAGATGCTTTCCAATGATGACTGACTCTGAAGTCCAGATTTATATGCCCACTCATATCTGATGATATGCTATTGTCTCAAAGTTCTAAGTGGaaatcaagttttctttcaagTGTGATAGTTACATATCAATCATCCTTTGAAGTATTTTCTAGGACAGTGGGAGTTTTTCAAGGACCAGATACTATGAAGTTAGTAAGTTACAggtacacttccttcaacttgGTACTGAACTGAGAGTCTTGATCTTCTATTTTCATCAGTAACTCTTAGATACTGAAGAAGACTAGGACAAAAGGTAGAAGTTCTATTCCATATAAGCAAATCACAGGAAATTGTCTATACAACAACTTTGTAGGTTCTGGTTTTGGGGATGAGGCTGGGAAAAAACCTATCCAGCTGAACTATTAGTTTAAACCCATCTTGCAATTATTGTAGATTATGAAGAGAAATACAATGCACTATAGCAGCTGTACTTGGTTCCTTTTTAAGGTATTCTTTTATAATGTTTTCCCTTTCGTGTAAGGTTGTCATTCTTAAACCCTGTCTTTGGATTGCTTTCTGCACTCTAGTTATAGTTGGCATTATATTGGAACCTCACTGACTTCATATCATCTCCTTCCCCCCTTCTTTCTCACTGCTACTCTTTAAAAGTGGAATGTTTAGTTCTCAAAGAATTGCATCAggattcagtttcagtttctctATTCCTATAGTCTGACAATATTTATTAAAGGTTTGTCATGACTGATGAAAATGCATCATTCCTGAATTGATGATACTGAAATGTGAATTTATTGTTAACTTTCTTGATTTCTTTGGTTGGGTTGTAGGTAGTGGCTAAGAAGCAATCTGCAGAGAAACCAGAACTTTCAGTCATTACAAAATTAAGAAGCTATCTATCAAGATTCCATTCCAGTTTATAGCATTGTTTCTGTGAAATGTCTCTCATTCTTCAAGGCTGTTATTAACTTCATAGCTGTTTCCTGATTAAAAAACAAAGATTTCACAAGATAAGTTTGTTCTCAAAATAAGCCATGAATGAATTTAGTCCAGCGAGATCGAAGGAATGGAATATCTATGCTAGCTCTGATCCAAGCCAATCTCAGAGAGGAGCAGATAGGGATACCTCATTGAAGAATTATGGGAGTACATTAAATGccatttcttttggttttgttgcTACAGCAATCTTAATCTCAATGTTTCTTGTCATGGCCATCTTTGAACATTTGTTGAGGCCAAAACCCCCTTTCTCATCTTCTCAAGATATGGCTGATGGGTCTTTGGAATCAGGTCCTATGCAAGATCAAATGCATGTAACTGAGAAACTTGGAAGTACTTCACAATCAGTATGTATTCCTTTCCCTCATCAATATGGTctttctattgattttttttactgataccAATTCCTGATTTTCTTAACTGATCACCTAACTAGTTCTGAttggtttgttttgtttggttACAGATGTCGAAGCCATATTCATCGGACTTCTCGGTGTTGATGCCTGGCCAACATTGTCCCACCTTCATTGCCAAACCAGCACCTCTCCCTTGCCCAAGGGAGCCAATACACTGGCCTCCCCATGATCGAGGTTTTGTTCCTCCATAGCTGTTTCTGTAAATACATGAAAGTATTTTTCTGGTTGGATGTAGTCATTACCCTCATCCAAGTTATTCACTTCTTTCTCATTGTTACATCTTTGTTTTTATAATAGaccctttattttcttcttaaaaaatcTTTTTGGAGGCTTTGTACAGACTCTACAGTCTTTGAGTTGTCTGAAACTGAAGATCTCCTTATTGAACAAAGTACCAATGGGGTTAAGGTTGTTTTTGTTCTCATTTGGGGAACCATATACAGTGgtctcccctctccccccctccctcccaaCTCTTTCTGTTATGGACTCTGTTCATTCCATAGCTCTACTGTTATTACGCACCTAAAACATTTGTAGCCTCTTATCTATCCATAAGTTTTACTTAGTTCATTCAGTTTCTCGTCATTTAGGTGAACCATCCTTGTGTTGATTTTACGGTTACTAGAGCTGGGTCTGTCAAAAAATCCCACACCAGTTAAGTTTGGGACATTGGGTGTTTTCAAATACCATTTACTTACAAGTTTAAGCTATTGGGTTGGAATCTAAGAGTATCATAGCTATCATTCAGTCCTCTCATTCCAGCTACACATAAGGGGGAGTATTGCAAATAGCCCCATCccacattttcttttattattggaTTGCAGATCACTGTGATCACTAACATTTTGTACCAGACCGCATCCAGAAGCATAACAAGGGCATCCCTCAGGATCCCTCCAAGAGCTATATAACTATCATAACCTTAAGAAAAGTAGATTCCCTTTGATCTCCCAGTCATTCaacactcactcactcacagaGTTCACACTATGTGCTCTGCAACTGCAAAGCCGATGTAAAACCCAATTAAATAATGCAGAACTGAACTCCCACCCCCTATTGATGAAGGCCCAAAATGTCATTTCTACTGTTCCAGGAACCCCATCCAAGCGTCAACATGTTTGTTTGGCCGGAAATTTTAGTAGGGAAAGATGAGACCTGCCATCATTTTTCCATGACAAACTCACATTTTAGTGTTTTACATCAGAAAACTTTTTATGATTCTAGACAACAAAATGTGCCTGATGAAATTGGGCTACGAAGAAAAGAATATTTACCATAGTTAATTTTCAAGATTATATCTTTCTACATCCCCATTTGATGCACTCAATAGTCAAtaaatgttaaaaaataaagcCACTTCCTTGACATCAGCATGTTTGGCTTTGTTGATGAACTTGATCAAATTGAATAAATGGACTTAACCCAAGCTACATAATTGTTGAAAATCAGTAGCAGTAATCATGAAAGCATTGAAAGTAGACAAACAAAAGGGCTTAGTCAACAAATGCTAGAGTATGAACTATGAATTTCACACATATTTATTGTAATTAAAGTGCTACTGACCAGTAAAAGTTAAAGTGAACCATGTTGTGAGTAATTAAGTCTTAACTCCTACCGAATTATATTCATCAATGAGTATTACAAAGTCCAAATCTGCACCAGAACCAGAAAAAATGCAAAATTGATAACCATATATTTACTTGTAAAATCATCGCAACAGCAAAGTCGGTGACCCTTCCGAAAGATAGGGTATCAGACTTTTGTGGATCTGATTGGAACCGAAATCCAACAGAAGATGCCTTACATTCACAAACTAATCAAATCTTCTTGCAAACAGAACAGAAGCTCCAATTCCATTGTGTTGTTAAATCTTTTATTAGATCTCTATGTTGAGAATGACTGTGATTGATTAATGAGGAATTTGTGGAGGAGTGGGTATATTATGCAATGTCCTCCAAAGGTCACAATTGTTGACAGAGTAAtgtaacttcatttttttttgtttttgtaaacatccagaaaataataaaataaaaaaaatataatttccaagattttatattaaatttctataaataatgtcatttcattcctatatattttcttctttttcttaatgaaactataaacttttcttttccttttatgataattcttacaaaaattttcaattgaaaaaaatCTGAGTCAGCTTTGGAATCTCCAACCTCTACATAGGAGGTATCTTTCCTGCCATGGAGCAGTACATGTGGCACTCATAATTTGAATTGGGTACTCTATGATTCACAGAAGGTATTCCCCCAGCCAAGCCAAGAAGATATCTGGCATTCTATGAATTTAGTGAGTGATCTTGTTTAATCAATTTATCTTGGATTCACAGGTTCATCTATTTTTAAGGGTCTATGTTTCCTTGATATCATGATCCATTGATTCATTCCTGACAACTGATGATTCACTCAGCATTTGTACCCAACCAATACAACTATGGGAGAAAGATGGATTCAAATTACTTTTGATCCATTGATATGAACACCAATTACAAGAGAATAATACAAcacaacataaaaataaaagaaatggaaaaagggggaaagaatTACCGAAAAGCACTACTACCATCAATTACTTTGGAGCCCATCTTGCCTTCCTAACCTCCCTGCACTACAGAGCTTCACTTTTCACACATGCCCCAGAAAGCACTGCATCAATTTGTCCCCATCTATATGCTTTTCATTGTCTTTTTATCTACTACttgtttctctctcattttctgaTTTTCTATTCCCTTTGTCCAAGACAGAATGAAGCTTACAATCCATATACCATAGCATGTCATCATACATGACTGTCAAGAGGAAATACTTGACATGGAGAGAGAACCCAGTAGCCAGCGGTGTCCTTTGGTCCTCTTGTTATTTCAGTAGTGTCAACAAACCTCAATAGCTTAAGTGTCTGGACAGGCACTGGAGGGTCCTCAGGATATACAGTAGAGTTGATGTTCACATCAGGTGGGCATGGGGTTGGTTTCTGAGCTGTTGTGAAGTGGGAACTTATGAATGCagagattaaataaaaaattattttgatcGCGCAGTTTACTGGATAACTTAAGTTTACTTGCCTAACAACAACTGcgtagtgcagttggtgagctgtggtgggCAAAAAACCCACGCTCACCgggaggtcttgagttcgagtCTCTTGGCAGTTATTTAATTCCCTTCCTTacctctccaaaaaaaaaaaaaaaaaagtttacttgCCTTACTTGACGCCCTAGTAGCAACAGAAATATCATGATGGTCTTAAACATTCATTAACATCTAACAAAATGAGGTGTCTGCAACCTTATAGgccaaaaccttttttttttttttaattaaaagccACCAAATCAAGCTATTTGGACTGATTTCAAGGTAGTCCAATTAGTCAGACctatcaagggtattttggtaattttcaaTTCCCTCGAACACTTTGACATGTTAAAAATCAGAAATAAGAAGTAGGTGAATGACTCCCAAGCTTGAAACAAGGTCTTACATCCTTTCCTAGAGCACTATGGACATTCTTATAGTAACAAAATGAGATGTCTACACATTGCCAATATGTGATATGGATAATGCTGAACGACCAGCAGAAGAAGAGAGTTTCTCCCCCAGAGTACCATATCTAGA containing:
- the LOC122070460 gene encoding uncharacterized protein LOC122070460 is translated as MNEFSPARSKEWNIYASSDPSQSQRGADRDTSLKNYGSTLNAISFGFVATAILISMFLVMAIFEHLLRPKPPFSSSQDMADGSLESGPMQDQMHVTEKLGSTSQSMSKPYSSDFSVLMPGQHCPTFIAKPAPLPCPREPIHWPPHDRGFVPP